A genomic window from Streptomyces broussonetiae includes:
- a CDS encoding helix-turn-helix domain-containing protein has protein sequence MGDHKEQQSVRVGAAVRRRRRALELTLAAVAERSGLSVPFLSQVENDRARPSRTSLEKLADALRTTAVELLAAADPAASVDVVRAEPVAESDFEPRTRSLVRGHHQLHASEFTGDHEAGREFQYRNDQLMYVADGAVEIEAEGRAYRLGRGDTLYLTGGVRHRWRATVPDTRIVVVAVAEHIEAVQDRPRR, from the coding sequence CAAAGAGCAACAGTCCGTGCGGGTGGGCGCGGCCGTCCGGCGCCGCCGCCGCGCGCTGGAACTGACCCTTGCCGCCGTGGCCGAGCGCAGCGGTCTGTCCGTGCCCTTCCTCAGCCAGGTCGAGAACGACCGGGCCCGCCCCAGCCGCACCTCCCTGGAGAAGCTCGCCGACGCCCTGCGCACCACGGCCGTCGAACTCCTCGCCGCCGCCGATCCGGCCGCCAGCGTGGACGTCGTCCGCGCCGAGCCCGTGGCCGAGTCCGACTTCGAGCCGCGCACGCGTTCCCTGGTCCGCGGTCACCACCAGCTGCACGCCTCCGAGTTCACCGGCGACCACGAGGCCGGCCGTGAGTTCCAGTACCGCAACGACCAGCTGATGTACGTCGCCGACGGCGCGGTGGAGATCGAGGCCGAGGGCCGCGCGTACCGCCTCGGCCGAGGCGACACCCTGTACCTGACCGGTGGGGTACGGCACCGCTGGCGGGCGACGGTTCCGGATACGCGGATCGTCGTGGTGGCGGTGGCGGAACACATCGAGGCCGTGCAGGACCGGCCCCGTCGGTGA
- a CDS encoding helical backbone metal receptor, which yields MRVVSLVPSLTEAVAVTLPGVLVGATDWCSRPAHLDVTRTGGTKNPRLDRILALAPDLVIANEEENRAPDLDALREAGLEVLVTEVRSVPQAIGELARVLAACGAPERPRWLQEAEAAWDALPEPAARRTAVVPVWRRPWMVLGRDTFAGDVLARLGVDHLHAGHPERYPRIPLDELRAAAPDLVVLPDEPYRFTAEDGPEAFGGLPCALVSGRHLTWYGPSLAEAPRVLGAALRAARR from the coding sequence GTGAGGGTCGTCTCCCTCGTCCCGTCCCTCACCGAGGCGGTCGCCGTGACCCTCCCCGGCGTCCTCGTCGGCGCCACCGACTGGTGCAGCCGTCCGGCGCACCTGGACGTCACCCGGACCGGCGGTACCAAGAATCCCCGGCTGGACCGCATCCTCGCGCTCGCCCCCGACCTGGTGATCGCCAACGAGGAGGAGAACCGCGCCCCCGACCTCGACGCGCTGCGCGAGGCGGGGCTCGAGGTGCTGGTCACGGAGGTGCGCAGCGTGCCGCAGGCCATCGGCGAGCTGGCCCGGGTGCTGGCCGCGTGCGGTGCGCCGGAGCGACCGCGCTGGCTGCAGGAGGCCGAGGCGGCCTGGGACGCGCTGCCGGAGCCGGCGGCACGCAGGACCGCCGTGGTGCCCGTCTGGCGCAGGCCCTGGATGGTCCTGGGCCGGGACACCTTCGCGGGCGACGTCCTGGCGCGGCTCGGCGTCGACCACCTCCACGCGGGCCACCCCGAGCGCTATCCCCGCATCCCGTTGGACGAACTGCGTGCGGCGGCCCCGGACTTGGTGGTCCTGCCCGACGAGCCCTACCGCTTCACCGCCGAGGACGGCCCGGAGGCCTTCGGCGGCCTGCCCTGTGCCCTGGTCAGCGGACGGCACCTGACGTGGTACGGCCCGTCGCTGGCCGAAGCGCCGCGGGTGCTGGGCGCGGCGCTGCGAGCAGCTCGCCGCTGA